In a single window of the Nicotiana tomentosiformis chromosome 8, ASM39032v3, whole genome shotgun sequence genome:
- the LOC104104079 gene encoding uncharacterized protein — protein sequence MVERVLQNQERSNTSIKNMIELVGSHTASIQKLEMQMEDLSREKNPKQKGTFPSDTIANPKGENEQVVKVEDSEHEVEAQVEVPIVVEVERLQKKVKNQEVNHEEVNEKVIEAPKTLAPIPRPPPSLPQILARKVDDSKLEKFYDILNQLSVNIPFVEEFQEMLGFAKHLKVLIAKKRTIKNEVVNVTHWVSSIIATTTVQKKEDSGTFIIPCTIGLRDFARALCDIGDNINLMPLAIYK from the exons ATGGTTGAACGAGTATTGCAAAATCAAGAAAgatctaatacttcaataaaGAATATGATCGAGCTTGTGGGTTCTCACACCGCATCTATTCAAAAATTGGAGATGCAAATGGAAGACCTCTCAAGAGAGAAAAATCCGAAGCAGAAAGGCACGTTCCCAAGTGATACAATTGCAAACCCAAAAG GAGAGAATGAACAAGTGGTCAAAGTGGAAGATTCTGAACATGAAGTCGAGGCACAAGTTGAGGTGCCAATTGTTGTTGAAGTTGAAAGACTCCAGAAAAAGGTGAAAAATCAAGAAGTGAACCATGAAGAGGTTAATGAAAAGGTAATAGAGGCACCAAAAACTCTAGCACCGATTCCTAGGCCTCCTCCTTCTTTGCCTCAAATACTTGCTAGGAAGGTTGATGATAGCAAACTCGAGAAGTTTTATGACATTCTCAACCAATTATCAGTGAACATTCCATTTGTGGAAGAATTTCAAGAGATGCTGGGTTTTGCTAAGCACTTGAAGGTTTTGATCGCTAAAAAGAGAACCATCAAGAATGAAGTGGTGAATGTGACTCACTGGGTTAGTTCCATCATTGCAACAACCACCGTCCAAAAGAAAGAGGACTCGGGAACGTTCATCATTCCATGCACCATTGGGTTGCGCGATTTTGCACGAGCCCTTTGTGATATTGGGGATAACATCAACCTAATGCCCCTTGCTATTTACAAGTAA